The nucleotide sequence AAGAAAAACCCGCAGTCTTAATTAGACTTCGGGTTCTTCTTTAAATAAAAATGTCTTACTATTCAAAGCTTTCGAACTTTATTTATGTGTTTAAACCCTGTTTTATCCATATCCGCCACTTCATTGAAATCGCTTACAAAAATACGTTTTCTTTTCGCTATTTCTACTTTGCAGAAAAGGGCCAAAGGTGTATACTATGTCATGAAAGGTGGACATTCCACCCATCCTGAAGAGACAGTAGGAGGTTTACTGCGATGGTAGCCGAAAAGAGCACCAATCATAAACGAGAAAAGCATGATGTGCTGAAATCAACACAAACGGTGATACATAAAGCCCTTGAGAAACTGGGTTATCCTGAAGAAGTGTATGAATTACTAAAAGAACCGATGAGAATGATGACGGTAAAAATACCTGTTCGAATGGATGATGGTTCAGTTAAAATTTTTACTGGCTATCGCGCGCAGCATAATGATGCAGTAGGGCCTACAAAGGGCGGAATCCGTTTCCATCCTGGCGTAACCGAAACTGAAGTTAAAGCGCTGTCAATCTGGATGAGTCTGAAGTGCGGAATTGTTGACTTGCCATACGGCGGAGGAAAAGGCGGAATCGTCTGCGATCCCCGTGATATGTCATTCCGTGAACTCGAGCGGCTCAGCCGCGGCTATGTAAGAGCAATCAGCCAGATTGTCGGTCCGACAAAAGATATTCCGGCACCGGATGTTTTTACTAATTCACAGATTATGGCCTGGATGATGGATGAATACAGCCGCATCGATGAATTTAACTCTCCGGGATTTATTACAGGAAAACCTCTTGTACTTGGCGGTTCGCACGGACGTGAATCAGCTACAGCTAAAGGTGTTACGATCTGTATTCATGAAGCTGCAAAGAAGAAGGGCATTGAGCTGAAAGGGGCGCGGGTTGTCGTTCAGGGCTTCGGCAATGCGGGAAGCTACCTTGCGAAATTCATGCATGATGCAGGAGCCAAAGTCATTGGAATCTCCGATGCGTACGGCGGTCTTCACGATCCTGATGGTCTTGATATCGACTACCTTCTTGACCGCAGAGACAGTTTTGGTACAGTGACAAAGTTATTTAATGATACGATTACAAATAAAGAGCTGCTTGAGCTGGATTGCGACATTCTTGTACCTGCAGCGATTGAAAACCAGATTACAGAAGAAAACGCCCATCTCATCCGCGCAAGCATCGTTGTTGAGGCGGCAAACGGACCAACAACGATTGAAGGTACTCAAATTCTGACTGACCGCGGCATTCTGCTCGTTCCTGATGTGCTTGCAAGTGCTGGCGGAGTTACGGTTTCATACTTTGAGTGGGTTCAGAATAATCAGGGCTACTACTGGACGGAAGAAGAAGTTGAGGAAAAGCTCGAAAAAGTTATGGTCAAATCCTTCAATAATATCTACGAAGCGTCACAGACAAGACGGGTCGATATGCGCCTTGCTGCCTACATGGTGGGTGTCCGCAAAATGGCGGAAGCATCAAGGTTCAGAGGCTGGATTTAAGTTAATTGTTTGCAACTGTTCAAAAAATCTCCTATCATTACCGGTAGGAGATTTTTTTGCATGTAGAAAAAGTAGAAATTCAGAAATTCAGGAGTGAACATGGTGAAAAAAGAAGAGGTCATCATTATCGGAGGAGGTCCATGCGGACTTGCGGCGGCACTTGCTTTAAAAGAAAAAGGGATTGATGCCCTTATTATAGAAAAAGGAAATATTGTCAATTCCATTTATCATTATCCTACTCACCAGACTTTTTTCAGTACAGCCGAGAAGCTGGAAATAGGAGACATTCCGTTTATTACTGAAAACAGGAAGCCGTACAGAATTCAGGCGCTTGCCTATTACCGTGATGTAGTAAGGCGCAGCAGTCTGAGAATTCATGCTTTTGAAAAGGTGACAGGCGTCACGAAGGAAGGTCAGTCCTTTATTGTTTCAACATCAAAGGATACATACAATGCAGATTACGTCATTGTCGCAACGGGATATTATGATCATCCTAACTATATGAACATTGAGGGTGAGGACCTTCCAAAGGTGTTTCATTACTTTAAAGAGGGTCATCCTTTTTTTGATAAGGATGTCGTTGTTGTGGGCGGAAAAAACTCAAGCGTCGATGCGGCGCTTGAACTGGTGCACTCAGGGGCGAGAGTCACGGTTATTTACAGGGGCCAAACGTATTCGCCGAGTGTTAAGCCTTGGATTCTACCTGAATTTGAAGCGCTTGTCAGAAACGGAACCATTAAAATGGAATTTCATTCACTCTTAAAGCGGATAACAGAGGATGCAGTTGTCTATGAAAAAGACTGCAAAGAAGAAGTGACGATCCGAAATGATTTTGTCTTTGCGATGACAGGCTATCATCCGGATCATTCTTTCTTGACCAAAATGGGTGTGGACATTGATCCCGCTACAGGACGTCCTGCTTTTTCAGAAGATACAATGGAAACAAATGAAGCTGGCATTTATATTGCGGGCGTCATCGCTGCAGGCAATAACGCGAATGAAATTTTTATAGAAAACGGCCGTTTCCATGGCGGACTGATTGCAGAGGATATCGCAGCAAAAAAAGACATCACTTGATGAGGTGATGTCTTTTTTTTGCATCTTATTTTAGAAAGAGAAAATCTCCTGAATTTCACTTGCATCCTGTGTCGTTTCAAGAGCGATCATGAGTTTCAGGCGGGCTTTTTGCCCGTTAAGGCCGTTGCTGAAGATGATTCCTGCTTCTTTCAGTGTTTTTCCTCCGCCTTCGTAAGAATATATGTCCTGTACGATTCCGTTAAAGCATCTTGAAACAATGACGATTTTAACGCCTGCCTTCATCAGCATGGCAAGTGAAGGCATCAAGGTTGGCGGCAGGTTGCCCTGTCCGAGCGCCTCAATGACAAGACCGTCAGGCTTCACTTCGGCAATTGCCTTCAGGATGGTGTCGTCCATTCCTGCATAAGCTTTGAGAAGCATAACCTGTTTCGTGAGATGATCGGCTTTAAGATGAGTGCGGTTTACGGGTTTATGATGAAAGGATACTCCGCGCTTGTTGACAATTCCAATCGGTCCGTACTGGGGACTTTGGAAGGTGGCTACATTGCTGGTATGGGTCTTGGTCGCATTTTTTGCTGAGTGCACCTCATCATTCATCACCACAAGCACGCCCATATCTGCAGCTTCAGTGCTTGCAGCAACTTGAATAGATGACACGAGATTATAAAGCCCGTCCGATCCCAGCTCATTGCTGGATCGCATAGCGCCTGTTATGACAACGGGGATCTTCACATTCAGGGTCAGGTCAAGAAAGTATGCGGTTTCTTCCAGTGTATCCGTTCCGTGTGTAATGACAATTCCATCTATTTGATCTTTTTGGCATGCTTTTTCGATCGTTTCCTTAAGTTCGAGCATTTCTTTTGGCGTGATGTGCGGTGACGGCAGATAAAAAAGTTCCTTTGAAGTTATCACAATATCGTTAAACGTAAGCAAATGCTTAAGCAGCGGATTGGATTCGCCCTGCTTTACCTCGCCGGTTGTTTCATCCTCGCTCATCGAAATGGTTCCGCCTGTATGGATGACAAAAATATGTTTCATAAGCCCCTCCGGTTGTTCAATATCTTTTCTCTCAATTCATTTTCAATTTTACGATAACATGATACCATTATAAATAGAAGAATTTTGAAGAAAGAAGGCCTGCGGATGATTGCCATTATTTCTGCCGGCATAGCCCCTGGCTTAGCCATTTTAAGTTACTTTTATTTAAAAGACCAATATGAAGCAGAGCCCATTTATATGGTGTTCCGGTCATTTGCATTCGGGGCGCTGCTTGTTTTTCCGATCATGTTTATTCAGTATGTGCTTGAGACGGAACAGATCATTGATTCTAAGGTGCTCCTGGCTTTTTTCTCGAGCGGACTTCTGGAAGAATTTTTCAAATGGTTTATTTTGTTTGTCACCATCTATCCGCACGTTCATTTTGATGAACATTACGACGGCATTGTGTACGGGGTCGCTTCATCACTGGGCTTTGCTACACTTGAAAATATTTTATACTTAATCGGAAACGGACTTGAATTTGCCGTCGGCCGCGCGCTTCTGCCGGTTTCCAGCCATGCATTATTTGGAGTGATTATGGGCTATTACATGGGAAAAGGAAAGTTTTCCGAGCTCTCGGAAAAAAGAAAGTGGATTCTTTTTTCGTTAATGGTTCCCGTCATTTTGCATGGATTGTATGACTATATCCTTGTTGCACACAAGCTCTGGCCGCTTTATATGGTGCCATTTATGCTTTGTCTCTGGTGGTTTTCCCTTCATAAAGCAAAAAAAGCGAGAATGATTAAACATAACAAGTATGCAGTCGCTTTAAAACAATAAAATACGGATCCGAAAAAGCAATCCTGCGGCAGGATTGCTTTTTTTGCGCATTGCGCCACCTGCGGAAAGTGCGGTTCAGCTTCAGGATTACAGCTGAACTGCCGTTTCCATTTTTCCTCCAAATGAACAGAACTTTTAAACATGCTGTAT is from Bacillus sp. FSL H8-0547 and encodes:
- a CDS encoding Glu/Leu/Phe/Val dehydrogenase, which produces MVAEKSTNHKREKHDVLKSTQTVIHKALEKLGYPEEVYELLKEPMRMMTVKIPVRMDDGSVKIFTGYRAQHNDAVGPTKGGIRFHPGVTETEVKALSIWMSLKCGIVDLPYGGGKGGIVCDPRDMSFRELERLSRGYVRAISQIVGPTKDIPAPDVFTNSQIMAWMMDEYSRIDEFNSPGFITGKPLVLGGSHGRESATAKGVTICIHEAAKKKGIELKGARVVVQGFGNAGSYLAKFMHDAGAKVIGISDAYGGLHDPDGLDIDYLLDRRDSFGTVTKLFNDTITNKELLELDCDILVPAAIENQITEENAHLIRASIVVEAANGPTTIEGTQILTDRGILLVPDVLASAGGVTVSYFEWVQNNQGYYWTEEEVEEKLEKVMVKSFNNIYEASQTRRVDMRLAAYMVGVRKMAEASRFRGWI
- a CDS encoding YpdA family putative bacillithiol disulfide reductase, which produces MKKEEVIIIGGGPCGLAAALALKEKGIDALIIEKGNIVNSIYHYPTHQTFFSTAEKLEIGDIPFITENRKPYRIQALAYYRDVVRRSSLRIHAFEKVTGVTKEGQSFIVSTSKDTYNADYVIVATGYYDHPNYMNIEGEDLPKVFHYFKEGHPFFDKDVVVVGGKNSSVDAALELVHSGARVTVIYRGQTYSPSVKPWILPEFEALVRNGTIKMEFHSLLKRITEDAVVYEKDCKEEVTIRNDFVFAMTGYHPDHSFLTKMGVDIDPATGRPAFSEDTMETNEAGIYIAGVIAAGNNANEIFIENGRFHGGLIAEDIAAKKDIT
- the prsW gene encoding glutamic-type intramembrane protease PrsW is translated as MIAIISAGIAPGLAILSYFYLKDQYEAEPIYMVFRSFAFGALLVFPIMFIQYVLETEQIIDSKVLLAFFSSGLLEEFFKWFILFVTIYPHVHFDEHYDGIVYGVASSLGFATLENILYLIGNGLEFAVGRALLPVSSHALFGVIMGYYMGKGKFSELSEKRKWILFSLMVPVILHGLYDYILVAHKLWPLYMVPFMLCLWWFSLHKAKKARMIKHNKYAVALKQ
- a CDS encoding asparaginase codes for the protein MKHIFVIHTGGTISMSEDETTGEVKQGESNPLLKHLLTFNDIVITSKELFYLPSPHITPKEMLELKETIEKACQKDQIDGIVITHGTDTLEETAYFLDLTLNVKIPVVITGAMRSSNELGSDGLYNLVSSIQVAASTEAADMGVLVVMNDEVHSAKNATKTHTSNVATFQSPQYGPIGIVNKRGVSFHHKPVNRTHLKADHLTKQVMLLKAYAGMDDTILKAIAEVKPDGLVIEALGQGNLPPTLMPSLAMLMKAGVKIVIVSRCFNGIVQDIYSYEGGGKTLKEAGIIFSNGLNGQKARLKLMIALETTQDASEIQEIFSF